In Hymenobacter monticola, the following are encoded in one genomic region:
- a CDS encoding YecA family protein: MKTTPATLPSQPKPPRNQPCPCGSGAKYKYCCIGKEIRPQHVMATAMHRGQPRQVQVDASNDWLNILAATEMPLKLFCKDNGLYLFGLGLTVGQQETLTEQLKQGNLTREDVLSTYRGHFRQEPVMALLDTACREQAMFEKRRDVLTDAFEAHFIGKYTLSIPVLFAQLEGLLRDVGNLKTSDSVKGTIRTDIWNDRLVRPIEDNVGFFNAFVHRLFEGSKPSDEGLNRNPILHGFKVNYTSADNSMLLMLSILEIRLFLWWEEKTGNFFDNVKLTIVDDQQPDNPRESAPNS; encoded by the coding sequence ATGAAAACGACTCCCGCTACACTACCTAGCCAACCAAAGCCTCCGCGTAACCAACCCTGCCCCTGCGGTTCGGGTGCTAAATACAAGTATTGCTGCATTGGCAAAGAAATTCGGCCTCAACATGTGATGGCAACGGCCATGCATCGAGGTCAGCCTCGGCAGGTTCAAGTTGATGCCAGCAACGATTGGCTCAATATTCTGGCCGCAACGGAGATGCCTCTCAAACTCTTCTGCAAAGACAACGGATTGTACTTGTTCGGCTTGGGTCTAACTGTTGGACAGCAGGAAACCCTGACGGAACAACTGAAGCAGGGAAACCTAACCCGGGAGGATGTCCTTTCTACTTACCGGGGGCATTTCCGTCAGGAACCTGTGATGGCGCTACTCGACACTGCCTGTCGGGAGCAGGCCATGTTTGAAAAACGGCGTGATGTGCTAACGGATGCTTTTGAAGCGCATTTCATCGGTAAATACACCTTATCCATTCCCGTACTTTTTGCTCAGCTTGAAGGACTGCTACGTGATGTGGGCAATTTAAAAACCTCTGATAGTGTAAAGGGCACGATACGCACCGACATCTGGAACGACCGTCTCGTGCGCCCCATTGAGGACAACGTCGGCTTTTTCAATGCCTTCGTTCACCGGCTTTTTGAAGGGTCAAAGCCGAGCGACGAGGGGCTGAATCGTAACCCCATTTTGCACGGGTTTAAGGTTAACTACACTTCAGCCGATAACTCCATGCTGCTTATGCTCAGCATCTTGGAAATCAGACTGTTTTTGTGGTGGGAGGAGAAAACCGGAAATTTCTTCGATAACGTCAAGCTAACCATAGTCGACGACCAACAACCAGACAACCCACGCGAATCGGCTCCGAATAGCTAG
- the brxC gene encoding BREX system P-loop protein BrxC — protein MSIRTLFNLEIERPIEPVVNYGTNAKREEALLTEVREYVTTAHIEERIEKLLEAVEDGANGNPNTEVGIWVSGFYGSGKSSFTKYLGMALDTNRQLAGRPFREQLADRLTLTLRQRLLTLTQRHPAAVVMLDLASEASGAMRLVHEELYRKVLQWADFSTEARTRDLELRLLRDGKLDAFKKRVPELPDAAGLSWAEVRDDPYSGIYVASQLAHEFYPARFPAADTLANTAELQIERGLDEDVATMLTLVRQKTGYQNVIFVIDEVGQYVAPVDDRITMLQGLAESLKRQGHALLIVTAQQTLTNDNPDAALNSAKLTKLLARFPMQLELKSGDISHIITERLLKKSAAGTTALHQLFEQVSQSLNHATRLQDVSVLRLPEFSRDRFVDLYPFLPQHFELMLRLLSRLATKHGGLGLRSALKLTQDMLLDTASGVAVADAPLGRLITLADFYRVLTLEIGRSLAYLTAAVDKARLVFGADSLMAEAAAAVAVLQIIEEVVPVTFVNVAALLQPDARHLRTPAEVKQALEELIAHVELPFALLNDQVRILSEEVKELETERNKLQPLAVDRLNLEREVLKELLPDTTRRTMLGGNRAVVAGLFWYPGADVLSPVAAGADPIQVVVTLLDPSEYQAQVSQLALRSTAPQEHNRLYACGQLPAGWNDQVRDLYRAGEIVRLNQHSARPGDEAQYVRSQQELTRRLLRDLGQKVRLSLESGSFIFRGSQTATRTEATTLPGALGKRLKDVTELTYEKYTLAGHPGAGETAVQFLQAKDLTTLPTQYDPLGLADANGAVRADHPALMAVADYLRRHLQADGRTLLDHFAAPPYGWSKDAIRYLVAALLRDGRVKLHTGGQSVSGSSPEARTAIGNTNGFNRITLRLADGVPSAELRNMAVHRLEELTDDTVSPTLNGINKAAREFFPGKLAQLAGLPSRLRAVQVPGPDRAEQVLTQVRSLLDGDDADVISRLGDPDNELVSNLGWADHLSRQLDEGLENTLRDLLPLRERLARLPDVVALTELRRAAADPLARLDELLTHDTFGGRTADLTTAHRQLVTALKAGVAALAKHQLDRLRQTATELRGSYTWNYLDVEAQTAIADALSDLALPYEQAHTGTLRDLEDLQNHGYSVEERLADLRRRVSEARPPAPPPSEVQEDGTPTPSVATPLRLRRRLTSADDLDQLIERLQRLRAGFVAGQAFEFDFED, from the coding sequence ATGAGCATTCGTACCCTGTTTAATCTGGAAATAGAGCGGCCCATTGAGCCGGTCGTGAACTACGGCACCAACGCGAAGCGCGAAGAAGCCCTGCTGACGGAAGTGCGGGAGTACGTCACCACGGCCCACATCGAGGAGCGGATTGAGAAGCTGCTCGAAGCCGTGGAGGACGGGGCCAACGGCAACCCAAATACCGAGGTTGGCATTTGGGTATCGGGCTTTTATGGCTCGGGCAAAAGCTCGTTTACCAAGTACCTTGGCATGGCCCTGGATACCAACCGGCAGCTGGCAGGGCGGCCGTTCCGGGAGCAGCTGGCCGACCGGCTCACACTCACGCTACGCCAGCGCCTGCTCACGCTCACCCAGCGCCACCCGGCCGCCGTGGTGATGCTGGACCTGGCCTCGGAGGCCAGCGGGGCCATGCGGCTCGTGCACGAAGAGCTCTACCGCAAGGTGCTGCAATGGGCAGATTTCTCAACCGAAGCCCGCACCCGCGACCTGGAGCTGCGCTTGCTACGCGACGGCAAGCTGGACGCCTTTAAAAAGCGGGTGCCTGAGTTGCCGGATGCCGCGGGCCTGAGCTGGGCGGAGGTGCGCGACGACCCGTATTCCGGCATCTACGTGGCTTCGCAGCTGGCGCACGAGTTCTACCCGGCCCGGTTTCCGGCGGCCGATACGCTGGCCAATACGGCCGAACTACAGATTGAGCGCGGCCTGGACGAGGACGTAGCCACTATGTTGACGTTGGTGCGCCAAAAAACCGGCTACCAGAACGTCATCTTCGTCATTGACGAAGTAGGGCAGTACGTCGCGCCGGTGGATGACCGAATCACGATGCTGCAAGGGCTGGCCGAGTCCCTGAAACGGCAGGGCCACGCGCTGCTCATCGTGACGGCCCAGCAAACGCTGACCAACGACAACCCCGACGCGGCCCTGAACTCGGCCAAGCTGACGAAGCTGCTGGCCCGCTTCCCGATGCAGCTCGAATTGAAGTCCGGCGACATCAGCCACATCATTACCGAGCGCCTGCTGAAGAAAAGCGCGGCCGGCACCACGGCGCTGCACCAGCTTTTCGAGCAGGTGAGCCAGAGCCTTAACCACGCCACCCGCCTTCAGGACGTGAGCGTGCTGCGGCTGCCGGAGTTCAGCCGCGACCGGTTTGTGGACCTTTATCCTTTTCTACCACAGCACTTTGAACTGATGTTGCGCCTGCTGAGCCGGCTGGCCACCAAGCATGGTGGGCTGGGGCTGCGCTCGGCCCTAAAACTGACGCAGGATATGCTGCTCGATACCGCCAGTGGGGTAGCCGTGGCCGATGCGCCTCTGGGTCGCCTCATCACCCTGGCCGATTTTTACCGGGTGCTCACGCTGGAAATAGGCCGCTCGCTGGCCTACCTCACGGCCGCCGTGGACAAGGCGCGGCTAGTGTTCGGGGCCGATTCGCTCATGGCCGAAGCCGCCGCGGCCGTCGCCGTGCTGCAAATCATCGAGGAGGTGGTACCCGTCACGTTTGTCAACGTGGCGGCGCTGCTCCAGCCCGATGCCCGCCACCTGCGAACCCCGGCCGAAGTGAAGCAGGCGCTCGAAGAGCTCATTGCCCACGTTGAGCTGCCCTTTGCGCTGCTCAACGACCAGGTACGCATCCTGAGCGAAGAAGTGAAGGAGTTGGAAACCGAGCGCAACAAGCTGCAACCCCTCGCCGTGGACCGGCTCAACCTGGAACGCGAGGTGCTGAAGGAGCTGCTGCCCGACACCACCCGCCGCACCATGCTCGGCGGCAACCGGGCCGTGGTGGCGGGCTTGTTCTGGTATCCAGGTGCCGACGTGTTGTCGCCGGTAGCGGCTGGAGCCGACCCGATTCAGGTGGTGGTCACGCTGCTGGACCCCAGCGAATACCAAGCGCAGGTAAGCCAACTCGCCCTGCGCTCAACTGCTCCGCAGGAACACAACCGGCTGTATGCCTGCGGACAGCTACCCGCCGGCTGGAATGACCAGGTGCGCGACCTTTACCGGGCGGGCGAAATCGTGCGCCTGAACCAGCACTCGGCCCGCCCCGGCGACGAGGCCCAGTACGTGCGCAGCCAGCAGGAGCTGACGCGCCGGCTGCTGCGCGACCTGGGCCAAAAGGTGCGCCTGAGCTTGGAAAGCGGCTCTTTTATCTTCCGCGGCTCTCAAACGGCTACCCGCACCGAGGCCACAACGCTGCCCGGGGCTTTGGGCAAGCGCCTGAAAGACGTGACCGAGCTCACGTATGAGAAGTATACCCTGGCTGGCCATCCTGGTGCTGGCGAAACAGCAGTACAGTTTCTGCAAGCTAAAGACCTCACCACCCTGCCGACCCAATATGACCCGCTGGGGCTGGCCGACGCTAATGGGGCCGTGCGGGCCGACCACCCGGCGCTGATGGCCGTGGCCGACTACCTGCGCCGCCACTTGCAGGCGGACGGCCGAACGCTGCTCGACCACTTTGCTGCGCCGCCCTACGGCTGGTCAAAAGACGCCATTCGCTACCTGGTGGCCGCCTTGCTGCGCGATGGGCGCGTGAAGCTTCACACCGGTGGGCAGTCGGTGAGTGGCAGCAGCCCCGAAGCCCGCACAGCCATCGGCAACACGAACGGCTTCAACCGGATAACCTTGCGCCTGGCCGATGGCGTGCCCTCAGCTGAGCTGCGCAACATGGCAGTTCACCGTCTGGAGGAACTGACCGACGATACCGTTTCGCCCACCCTGAACGGCATCAACAAAGCCGCGCGGGAGTTTTTCCCGGGCAAGCTGGCGCAGCTGGCAGGCCTGCCCAGCCGCCTGCGCGCCGTGCAGGTACCGGGGCCTGACCGGGCCGAACAGGTGCTGACCCAGGTGCGCAGCCTCCTCGACGGCGACGATGCCGACGTTATCAGCCGCCTCGGGGACCCCGACAACGAACTCGTCTCGAATCTGGGCTGGGCCGACCACCTCAGCCGCCAGCTTGATGAGGGCCTTGAAAACACGTTGCGCGACCTGTTGCCCTTGCGCGAGCGGCTAGCCCGCCTGCCCGATGTAGTAGCGCTGACCGAGCTGCGCCGCGCCGCGGCTGACCCGTTGGCCCGCCTCGACGAGCTGCTGACCCACGACACCTTTGGCGGGCGGACCGCCGACCTGACCACGGCGCACCGGCAGCTGGTGACCGCCCTAAAAGCCGGGGTAGCGGCCCTGGCCAAGCACCAGCTGGACCGCCTGCGCCAGACCGCTACCGAGTTGCGCGGTTCCTACACCTGGAACTACCTGGATGTGGAGGCCCAGACCGCCATCGCCGATGCCTTATCCGACCTGGCCCTCCCCTATGAGCAAGCGCACACCGGTACGCTGCGCGACCTGGAAGACCTGCAGAACCACGGTTACAGCGTGGAGGAGCGCCTGGCCGACCTGCGCCGCCGGGTAAGCGAGGCCCGCCCCCCGGCCCCGCCGCCCAGCGAAGTGCAGGAAGATGGTACTCCCACTCCCAGTGTGGCCACGCCCCTGCGACTGCGCCGCCGGCTGACCTCGGCCGATGACCTCGACCAATTGATTGAGCGCCTGCAGCGGCTGCGCGCCGGCTTCGTGGCTGGCCAGGCCTTCGAGTTCGATTTTGAAGACTAA
- the pglX gene encoding BREX-1 system adenine-specific DNA-methyltransferase PglX, which produces MTPTQRNLLRQFVADARTALYRDFEQQLPGYGIFFQQAPVAAGAPPAYTHLQLTAPAELPNADRATRAGAARLQERLHYLATTVPGAVAGASPRLAEALPRLLLEQAYTFLNRLTALRLAEEREIVMECLRRGQQSEGYTDLFSLYTSQAYPNGDARYAAFIRANFDRLARELPGLFGAYSPYGLLWPRYAAFDAVLDRLRRSELAFAWDADETLGWLYQYFNSKDEREAMRAASRAPRTSREMAVRNQFFTPRYVVEFLTDNTLGRRWRDLAEPSEALAARCRYLVATDAAAAETAPDAAAPNSIPALKKAGGESTVAEEYPLPDPRGLRVLDPACGSMHFGLYAFDVFETIYLDAWDRLPDTVLTDVRAALVAEHPTDETARRRAFQARVPGLILAHNLHGVDIDPRAIQVAGLTLWLRAHRTWQGLKLRAAHRPRIGEARLVWAEPLAEGELLTAFGRTLRHETLPGQTKPLAPAEAQVLADLLRSVAAHTRLVGEAGWLVPLEQELSGLIEAARQSWTTARAAVAQATQVDIFRGAPAQQLGLPLEALGRVRRKAFFEEAEGLLLAALTLYAEQAAGPDAYQRQLFAADAARTLALVDLCRLRYDAVLMNPPFGAAAAASKAYLERNYPSAKMDIFAMFVARALNRLRPGGFVGIISSRTGLFISSFKTFREQVLLRHHLPLVADLGGEVLDAMVETAAYVVQQAPPVAQPTFFLRLLNVPGEEKEAALLEGLLNPSAPFRFEVPTVAFDVIPGKPLAYWSPAGVRRAFETEPAFDDEAGSTKQGLASADDFRFVRMWWEKPTDSGWFTFAKGGPWSPFYIDFHLICNWVRNGEEMTTFTRSVIRNPMFYGRRGLTYPLRTHELSPQAMPAGTIISVRGQGIYPNPPDNRTAEEQNLLNLAVLASRPFDYMLKLGLGFSARPQFDGGAINRTPFPAALQLPTAVPVVAELEALARRGHAVQRAREFTRETSLHFRLPALLLPTALAGPALSESLPPALAAIAVPLPLLDSTTLAETAIAEAARATARQLEVQAIQGEINERVYEAYGFGPAERAAIAQFYAAPSSTSEDDAPAEEEEDDDTAAPGSPDDVAFALWQWLLGAAFGRWDVRLALDPAGLPAPAGAFEALPPAPPGALRHPTSGRLATTPADVADAGAPYPVPVAWSGLLPLDSDNPHDVARQLRQLLATLRPATAAALETESRALLASTKSDLTGWLGEWLGRAGAGGFFDRHLLAYSRSKREAPLYWPLQAPNTNYVLWLYAPRLSRETLYAALNDYVEPRRQRARDELRQFAELLSGPAPANAKEARQQLQRRDDVAQLVAGLDQFVAHLTSVLDQPGFQPHPDDGAAISACLLAELFSHRAWRRKLEQHRTKLRTGDYDWSHLALSLFPVRVREKCRLDRSLAIAHGLEDLYEGPLADLGGAAVEEK; this is translated from the coding sequence ATGACGCCCACCCAACGCAACCTGCTCCGCCAGTTCGTGGCCGATGCCCGCACTGCCCTCTACCGCGACTTCGAGCAGCAACTGCCCGGCTACGGCATTTTCTTTCAGCAGGCCCCGGTGGCGGCGGGGGCTCCGCCGGCTTACACCCACTTGCAGCTTACGGCCCCGGCCGAGCTGCCCAATGCCGACCGCGCCACCCGCGCCGGAGCAGCGCGCCTGCAGGAGCGCCTGCACTATCTGGCGACTACGGTACCGGGCGCGGTAGCAGGAGCCTCGCCCCGCCTGGCGGAAGCCTTGCCCCGCCTGCTGCTCGAACAAGCCTACACCTTTCTCAACCGCCTCACGGCGTTGCGGCTGGCCGAGGAACGCGAGATTGTGATGGAATGCCTGCGACGTGGGCAACAGTCGGAAGGCTACACCGACCTGTTTTCGCTGTACACCAGCCAGGCTTACCCCAACGGCGACGCCCGCTACGCCGCCTTTATTCGGGCTAATTTCGACCGACTGGCCCGCGAGCTGCCGGGCTTGTTCGGAGCCTACTCGCCCTACGGCCTGCTCTGGCCCCGTTATGCGGCTTTCGATGCCGTGCTCGACCGCCTGCGTCGCTCCGAGCTGGCTTTTGCCTGGGATGCGGATGAAACGCTGGGCTGGCTCTACCAGTACTTCAACTCCAAAGACGAGCGCGAGGCCATGCGAGCGGCCAGCCGTGCCCCACGCACGAGCCGCGAAATGGCCGTGCGCAACCAGTTTTTTACGCCGCGCTACGTGGTGGAGTTTTTGACGGATAACACGCTGGGCCGCCGCTGGCGCGACCTGGCGGAGCCTTCCGAAGCGCTGGCGGCCCGCTGCCGCTACCTGGTGGCCACTGATGCCGCTGCTGCCGAAACCGCGCCAGACGCGGCGGCCCCAAACAGCATCCCGGCGTTGAAGAAAGCCGGGGGCGAGAGCACCGTTGCGGAGGAATACCCGCTGCCCGACCCGCGGGGCCTGCGGGTACTTGACCCCGCCTGCGGCTCCATGCACTTCGGGCTGTATGCCTTCGATGTGTTCGAAACCATTTACCTCGATGCCTGGGACCGGCTGCCGGACACCGTGCTCACCGATGTGCGCGCGGCCTTGGTGGCCGAGCATCCCACCGACGAGACCGCCCGCCGCCGGGCGTTTCAGGCGCGGGTGCCGGGCCTGATTCTGGCCCACAACCTGCACGGGGTGGATATTGACCCCCGCGCGATTCAGGTGGCCGGCCTCACGCTTTGGCTGCGGGCGCACCGCACCTGGCAGGGCCTGAAGCTGCGGGCGGCCCATCGCCCGCGCATTGGCGAGGCGCGGCTGGTGTGGGCCGAGCCGTTGGCCGAAGGCGAGCTGCTGACGGCTTTCGGCCGCACGCTTCGCCACGAAACCCTGCCCGGCCAAACCAAGCCCCTGGCCCCGGCCGAGGCGCAGGTGCTGGCCGACCTGCTGCGCAGTGTGGCGGCCCACACCCGCCTGGTGGGCGAGGCCGGCTGGCTGGTGCCCCTGGAGCAGGAGCTGAGCGGCCTCATCGAAGCGGCCCGCCAGAGCTGGACGACTGCCCGCGCAGCCGTGGCCCAGGCCACGCAGGTCGACATCTTTCGGGGTGCTCCCGCCCAGCAGCTGGGGCTGCCGCTCGAAGCCCTCGGCCGGGTGCGCCGCAAGGCCTTCTTTGAGGAGGCCGAGGGCCTGCTGCTGGCCGCCCTCACGCTGTATGCCGAGCAGGCCGCGGGCCCTGATGCCTACCAACGCCAGCTCTTCGCGGCCGACGCGGCCCGGACCCTGGCCCTGGTGGACCTCTGCCGCCTGCGCTACGATGCCGTGCTGATGAATCCGCCCTTTGGGGCCGCCGCCGCCGCCAGCAAGGCCTACCTGGAACGCAACTACCCCAGCGCCAAAATGGACATCTTCGCCATGTTCGTGGCGCGGGCGCTGAACCGGCTGCGGCCGGGGGGCTTTGTGGGCATCATCTCCTCGCGCACGGGGCTATTTATCTCATCGTTCAAGACTTTCCGCGAGCAGGTGCTGCTACGCCACCACCTGCCGCTGGTGGCCGACCTGGGCGGCGAAGTGCTCGATGCCATGGTAGAAACCGCTGCCTACGTGGTGCAGCAGGCCCCGCCCGTAGCCCAGCCTACTTTTTTCCTGCGTCTGCTCAATGTGCCGGGCGAGGAAAAGGAAGCAGCCTTGTTGGAAGGGCTATTAAATCCGTCCGCTCCGTTTCGGTTTGAGGTGCCTACAGTAGCTTTTGATGTAATTCCTGGTAAGCCACTGGCATATTGGTCACCGGCAGGTGTTCGTCGGGCTTTCGAAACTGAACCTGCTTTTGATGACGAAGCAGGCTCAACTAAACAGGGTTTGGCTTCAGCTGATGATTTTCGCTTTGTACGAATGTGGTGGGAAAAACCCACTGACAGTGGTTGGTTCACTTTCGCAAAAGGAGGCCCTTGGTCACCTTTCTACATTGACTTTCATTTGATTTGCAATTGGGTGCGAAATGGCGAAGAAATGACAACTTTCACTCGCTCGGTAATTCGCAATCCAATGTTCTATGGTCGGCGCGGCCTCACCTATCCGCTCCGCACCCACGAGCTGAGCCCGCAAGCAATGCCTGCGGGCACTATCATCAGTGTGCGCGGCCAGGGCATTTACCCAAACCCGCCTGATAACCGGACCGCCGAGGAACAAAACCTGCTCAATCTCGCCGTGCTGGCATCTCGGCCATTTGATTACATGTTGAAGTTGGGGCTGGGTTTTTCGGCGCGACCACAATTCGACGGTGGGGCTATCAACCGAACGCCGTTTCCGGCAGCGCTGCAACTACCAACTGCTGTACCAGTGGTAGCCGAACTGGAGGCCCTAGCCCGGCGGGGACACGCCGTGCAACGGGCGCGAGAATTCACCCGCGAAACATCCCTGCATTTCCGTTTGCCGGCCCTGCTGCTCCCCACTGCCCTGGCTGGCCCTGCCCTGTCCGAGTCCCTACCTCCGGCACTCGCGGCCATTGCCGTGCCCCTGCCATTGCTTGACTCAACTACGTTGGCCGAAACTGCCATCGCTGAAGCAGCCCGCGCTACCGCCCGGCAACTGGAAGTGCAGGCTATTCAGGGAGAAATCAACGAGCGGGTTTACGAGGCCTACGGCTTCGGCCCTGCCGAACGGGCCGCCATCGCGCAGTTCTACGCCGCTCCCAGCAGCACCAGCGAGGATGACGCCCCGGCCGAGGAAGAAGAGGACGACGACACTGCCGCCCCCGGCAGTCCCGATGACGTGGCATTTGCCCTGTGGCAGTGGCTGCTGGGTGCTGCCTTCGGGCGTTGGGACGTGCGCCTGGCGCTCGACCCAGCCGGACTGCCCGCCCCGGCCGGCGCGTTTGAAGCACTGCCGCCGGCCCCGCCCGGTGCCCTGCGCCACCCCACTTCCGGCCGCTTGGCCACCACGCCGGCAGACGTAGCCGATGCCGGTGCCCCCTACCCCGTGCCAGTGGCCTGGTCCGGCCTGCTCCCCCTTGACTCCGATAACCCGCACGACGTGGCCCGTCAGTTGCGCCAGCTATTGGCCACCTTGCGCCCCGCCACCGCGGCCGCCCTCGAAACCGAAAGCCGCGCCCTGCTGGCTTCTACCAAGTCGGACCTCACCGGCTGGCTGGGCGAGTGGCTGGGCCGGGCCGGCGCCGGCGGCTTCTTCGACCGCCACCTGCTGGCCTACTCCCGCTCCAAGCGCGAGGCTCCACTTTACTGGCCCCTGCAAGCACCCAACACCAATTACGTGCTTTGGCTCTACGCCCCGCGCCTGAGCCGCGAGACTCTCTACGCTGCTCTCAACGACTACGTGGAGCCGCGCCGCCAGCGCGCCCGCGACGAGCTGCGCCAGTTTGCGGAGCTGCTCAGCGGCCCCGCCCCGGCCAACGCCAAGGAGGCCCGCCAGCAGCTCCAGCGCCGCGACGACGTGGCCCAGCTTGTGGCCGGCCTCGACCAGTTTGTGGCGCACCTCACCAGCGTGCTCGACCAGCCCGGCTTCCAGCCCCACCCCGACGACGGGGCCGCCATCAGCGCCTGCCTGCTGGCCGAGCTGTTCAGCCACCGCGCCTGGCGGCGCAAGCTGGAGCAGCACCGTACCAAGCTGCGCACCGGCGACTACGATTGGAGCCACCTGGCCCTGTCGCTGTTCCCGGTCCGCGTCCGCGAAAAGTGCCGCCTCGACCGGTCCCTGGCCATCGCCCACGGGTTGGAAGACTTGTACGAGGGGCCGCTAGCTGATTTAGGCGGCGCAGCCGTGGAAGAAAAATAA